The genomic window GCGGGCGGTGTTGTTTGAGGCGGGTCGGCGGGAGCCGAAGCGGATCGCGGCGGCGCTGGAGCGGGAGTTGTTTCTGGCTGGGTGTTACAAGGCGTTCGGTTTTGGGGCGGGGCCGTGCCGGCATTGCGAGCGGTGCGCGTTTGGGGAGGGGTGCCGGCATCCGTACGAGGCGCGGCCGGCGATGGAGGCGTGCGGAATTGATGTGTTCGCGACGGTGC from Phycisphaerae bacterium includes these protein-coding regions:
- a CDS encoding DUF2284 domain-containing protein, giving the protein MVETGSWVRWKCQFGCGAYGSSLVCPPHTPTAEQTRAMLDEYTRAVLFEAGRREPKRIAAALERELFLAGCYKAFGFGAGPCRHCERCAFGEGCRHPYEARPAMEACGIDVFATVRKHGFVIEVVRDHRQEQHYFGMVLIE